A single window of Halobacillus naozhouensis DNA harbors:
- a CDS encoding Na/Pi cotransporter family protein yields MDINVQQMIFQFIGGLGIFLFGIKYMGDGLQKVAGDRLRDLLDRFTRNPFLGVLSGALVTVLVQSSSTTTVLTVGLVNAGFMSFRQAIGVIMGANIGTTMTAFIIGVDIKAYGLPILAVGAFLIFFFKNKRVTYLGQTIFGLGSLFFGLELMSGGMKPLRSLEAFQELTVSMSNNPILGVVIGTLFTVIVQSSSATIGILQGLFGEGLISLDAALPVLFGDNIGTTITAVLAAIGASVAARRAAFVHVIFNVVGTTIALILLVPYTAYVDWLREALNLEPEMTIAFAHGSFNILNTIVQFPFIAVLAWIVTRLIPGDDSVIEFKPQHLDPIFIEQSPSLALDQAKEEVIRMGEYAYKGLEETSLYLNNKQKKHSEMAMQIEEALNNLDRKITDYLVSLSQASLTDEDSHKHSALMDSVRDIERIGDHFENIIELIDYKNSNKIDLTEQALKDLNDMLDLTLMTVKQATKSLESMDREEALAVVQKENELDRMERSYRKKHIIRMNEGVCSGQAGIVFVDMLSNLERIGDHAVNIAEEVLGEKESL; encoded by the coding sequence GTGGATATCAATGTTCAACAGATGATATTTCAATTCATTGGCGGTCTTGGTATATTCCTTTTTGGTATTAAATATATGGGAGATGGTCTGCAAAAGGTTGCAGGCGATCGTCTACGTGATTTGCTGGATCGTTTCACGAGGAACCCTTTTTTAGGAGTTCTTTCTGGTGCTTTAGTAACTGTTTTAGTCCAAAGTAGTTCGACGACGACAGTATTAACTGTAGGACTTGTAAACGCAGGGTTTATGTCATTTCGCCAAGCGATTGGTGTCATTATGGGGGCCAATATCGGGACGACGATGACTGCCTTTATTATTGGTGTCGACATTAAAGCATATGGTCTTCCTATTTTAGCTGTTGGTGCATTTTTAATATTCTTCTTTAAAAATAAACGAGTCACTTATCTCGGACAAACTATATTCGGACTAGGTTCACTTTTCTTCGGTCTTGAACTAATGAGTGGAGGAATGAAACCACTCCGTTCATTAGAGGCATTCCAGGAACTTACCGTTAGCATGAGTAACAATCCGATCCTTGGGGTAGTTATTGGTACATTATTCACCGTAATTGTACAAAGCTCCAGTGCAACAATCGGGATCCTACAAGGTCTGTTCGGGGAAGGTTTGATCAGCCTGGATGCTGCGCTGCCTGTACTGTTTGGTGATAATATAGGAACAACGATAACAGCCGTTCTTGCCGCCATCGGTGCTAGTGTAGCAGCCAGAAGAGCAGCATTCGTCCATGTTATATTTAATGTGGTTGGGACCACGATAGCTCTGATTCTGTTAGTTCCTTATACAGCTTATGTTGATTGGCTGAGGGAGGCGCTAAATCTTGAGCCTGAGATGACCATTGCATTTGCCCACGGATCGTTTAATATTTTAAATACTATTGTACAATTCCCGTTTATAGCAGTTTTAGCATGGATTGTAACCCGACTTATACCAGGTGACGATTCAGTTATAGAATTCAAACCGCAACACCTAGACCCCATCTTCATTGAACAATCTCCATCCCTGGCTTTAGATCAAGCCAAGGAAGAAGTCATCCGCATGGGTGAGTATGCTTACAAAGGTTTAGAAGAAACCAGTTTGTATTTAAATAATAAACAGAAAAAGCATTCTGAAATGGCTATGCAAATTGAAGAAGCACTCAATAACTTAGACAGGAAAATAACTGATTACCTTGTTTCCCTTTCACAAGCTTCTTTAACAGATGAGGATAGTCATAAGCATTCGGCTTTAATGGATTCCGTAAGAGATATTGAACGTATTGGAGACCATTTTGAAAACATTATCGAATTGATCGATTACAAGAATTCAAATAAAATTGATTTAACTGAACAGGCACTAAAAGACTTGAATGATATGCTTGATTTAACATTAATGACGGTGAAACAAGCGACCAAGTCACTTGAAAGTATGGACAGGGAAGAAGCTTTGGCCGTCGTACAGAAAGAAAATGAGTTAGATCGTATGGAACGCAGTTACCGTAAAAAACACATTATTCGTATGAATGAAGGAGTCTGTTCTGGACAAGCAGGAATTGTTTTTGTAGACATGCTGAGCAACCTTGAGCGAATAGGCGATCATGCGGTGAATATTGCAGAAGAAGTTCTCGGAGAAAAAGAAAGCTTATAA
- a CDS encoding superoxide dismutase yields MAKFELPELPYAYDALEPTIDKETMNIHHTKHHNTYVTKLNAALEGQSTLQDKSLDELLANNLSAVPEDIRTAVRRNGGGHANHSLFWTVLSPNGGGEPTGEVATKINDTFGGFDQFKEKFEATAKGRFGSGWAWLVVNNGELEVIDTLNQDSPIMEGKTPILGLDVWEHAYYLNYQNRRPDYVAAFWNVVNWDEVAKRYEAAK; encoded by the coding sequence ATGGCTAAATTTGAACTACCAGAATTACCTTACGCTTACGATGCACTAGAACCAACTATCGACAAGGAGACAATGAACATCCACCATACGAAGCACCATAACACGTATGTAACGAAGCTAAATGCTGCTCTTGAAGGACAGTCAACTCTTCAAGACAAATCATTGGATGAGCTTTTAGCGAATAATCTTTCTGCTGTCCCAGAAGATATTCGTACGGCTGTTCGTCGTAATGGTGGTGGACATGCGAACCACAGCTTGTTCTGGACTGTTCTTTCTCCAAATGGCGGCGGTGAGCCAACTGGTGAAGTTGCTACTAAAATCAACGATACTTTCGGTGGCTTCGACCAGTTTAAAGAGAAATTCGAAGCAACTGCCAAAGGCCGTTTCGGTTCAGGCTGGGCTTGGTTAGTAGTAAATAATGGCGAGCTTGAAGTCATTGACACGCTTAACCAGGATTCTCCGATCATGGAAGGTAAAACTCCAATCCTTGGTCTTGATGTTTGGGAGCACGCTTATTACCTGAATTATCAAAACCGTCGTCCTGACTATGTTGCAGCATTTTGGAACGTAGTAAACTGGGATGAAGTAGCGAAACGTTACGAAGCAGCTAAATAA
- a CDS encoding MFS transporter: MMRMLKTWLNQENVSRDLLLLLLIGGLYSLGIFLSSTFVNIYLWKQSNSYSEIALYNLCIYIMQPLTFILAGKWTKRIDRVIVLRAGVTVLSLFFLMVLIIGEQAASYNLFLGSLLGVGYGFYWLAFNVLTFEITEPDTRDFFNGFLGILQSFGGMTGPLFAGFVISRLDNFTGYTVIFGISFTLFIVAVIVSFGLSRRKAKGNFSFRRIMDERKNNDSWNRILQAHVSQGFREGTFLFAVSIWIFLLTKSEFSLGVFNLVYSGFSFLFFFLVGKWVRPRYRKKAIFFAGLALSLSVFLLIISDSLGLLLLYGAIAGIFFPFFYVPYVSLTYDVIGKSWNAGEMRIEYIVVREIFLDGGRVLSILTFLLAIMIIPPETGIPYILLIVGAGHLLVYFFIKDINLKKMKFVQE; this comes from the coding sequence ATGATGAGAATGCTGAAGACTTGGCTTAATCAAGAGAATGTATCAAGAGATCTACTCCTTTTATTACTAATTGGTGGTCTGTATTCTCTTGGGATTTTTCTGTCGAGTACGTTTGTTAATATTTACTTGTGGAAACAATCGAACAGTTATTCTGAGATTGCTTTATATAATTTATGTATATATATTATGCAGCCTTTGACATTTATTTTGGCTGGAAAATGGACGAAACGGATAGATCGAGTCATCGTTTTGAGAGCGGGGGTAACCGTTCTCTCTTTATTTTTTCTAATGGTTTTAATAATAGGGGAGCAGGCAGCTTCGTATAATTTGTTTTTGGGCTCTCTGCTTGGAGTGGGTTATGGGTTTTACTGGTTAGCCTTTAACGTATTGACATTTGAAATTACAGAACCAGACACGAGAGATTTCTTTAATGGGTTTTTAGGGATTCTTCAATCGTTTGGTGGAATGACGGGGCCGCTTTTTGCGGGGTTTGTTATTTCGAGATTAGATAACTTTACTGGCTATACCGTGATTTTCGGTATTTCATTTACGTTGTTTATCGTTGCAGTTATAGTAAGTTTTGGATTATCGAGACGAAAGGCCAAGGGAAACTTTTCATTCAGAAGAATCATGGATGAAAGAAAAAATAATGACAGTTGGAATCGAATTTTACAAGCACATGTATCCCAGGGGTTTCGTGAAGGTACGTTCTTATTTGCTGTATCCATATGGATCTTCCTTTTGACGAAAAGTGAATTTTCACTAGGTGTCTTTAATCTGGTTTATTCTGGATTTTCGTTCTTGTTTTTCTTTTTAGTAGGCAAATGGGTAAGGCCACGATACAGGAAAAAAGCGATATTTTTTGCGGGATTGGCCTTGTCGCTTTCTGTGTTTTTGTTAATCATAAGTGACAGCCTTGGCCTGCTTCTTCTTTATGGTGCTATTGCGGGTATTTTCTTCCCATTCTTTTACGTTCCTTATGTGTCTTTGACGTATGATGTAATTGGGAAGTCCTGGAACGCTGGGGAAATGCGGATAGAATACATTGTGGTAAGGGAGATTTTCTTGGATGGAGGCCGGGTTTTATCAATTCTTACTTTTTTACTGGCCATTATGATCATTCCGCCTGAAACAGGAATACCATATATCCTGCTAATCGTAGGTGCTGGCCATTTACTCGTGTATTTCTTTATTAAAGATATCAACTTGAAAAAAATGAAATTTGTCCAGGAATGA
- a CDS encoding DUF1189 family protein: protein MSKTQQLIKSFYHFKMLAAFRIQPVGKAISYLFYLSLVVLIPVLASSVYTYLSGQDTINSTINRGISSGIFVVIFLPFIFFLIALSLFVLVSTIAALAIPYIRIRGLRADYKQLWNISAFAITAPTLVLVTVESFIWSGSMLIYLYLFFTLSYVLYTLSYLPKRPK from the coding sequence ATGAGTAAAACGCAACAATTAATCAAAAGTTTCTATCATTTCAAGATGCTCGCAGCCTTCCGCATTCAGCCAGTAGGCAAAGCCATCAGCTACCTCTTTTATTTAAGTTTAGTTGTCCTTATTCCTGTACTAGCCAGTTCAGTCTATACATATTTAAGTGGTCAAGATACAATTAACAGTACAATAAACAGAGGAATTTCAAGCGGTATATTTGTTGTGATCTTCCTCCCGTTCATTTTTTTCTTAATCGCGCTCAGTCTATTTGTACTCGTGTCCACAATCGCAGCCTTGGCCATCCCCTACATACGGATTAGAGGTTTACGTGCTGACTACAAACAGTTATGGAACATTTCTGCATTTGCAATCACTGCCCCTACCCTGGTCCTTGTTACTGTGGAATCGTTCATTTGGTCTGGTTCAATGCTGATTTATCTTTATTTATTTTTTACACTGTCTTATGTTCTATACACACTTAGCTATCTCCCTAAACGCCCTAAATAA